From Nycticebus coucang isolate mNycCou1 chromosome 6, mNycCou1.pri, whole genome shotgun sequence, the proteins below share one genomic window:
- the LOC128588106 gene encoding heme-binding protein 2-like, with the protein MAEVLQPDPGAAEGAAAQAVETPGWKPPEDAGQPGSYEIRRYGPAKWVSTSVESMDWDSAIQKGFAKLNDYIQGKNEKEMKIKVTAPVTSYVEPGSGPFSEPTITVSLYIPSEQQFDPPRPSESDVFIEDRAEMTVFVRSFDGFCSTQKNQEQLLTLANILREEGKVFNEKVYYTAGYNSPFELLNRNNEVWLIQKNEPSKENE; encoded by the coding sequence ATGGCCGAGGTGCTCCAGCCAGACCCCGGGGCGGCCGAGGGCGCGGCGGCCCAAGCGGTGGAGACGCCGGGCTGGAAACCCCCGGAGGACGCGGGCCAGCCTGGAAGTTATGAGATCCGACGCTATGGCCCAGCCAAGTGGGTCAGCACTTCCGTGGAGTCTATGGACTGGGATTCAGCCATCCAGAAGGGCTTTGCAAAACTGAACGACTACATCCaaggcaaaaatgaaaaggagatgaAAATAAAGGTGACAGCTCCCGTGACAAGCTATGTGGAACCGGGTTCAGGTCCGTTTAGCGAGCCTACCATCACCGTTTCCCTGTATATCCCCTCTGAGCAGCAATTTGATCCGCCCAGGCCTTCAGAGTCAGATGTCTTCATTGAAGACAGAGCTGAAATGACCGTGTTTGTACGGTCTTTTGATGGATTCTGTAGCACTCAAAAGAATCAAGAACAACTCTTGACATTAGCAAACATtttgagggaagaaggaaaagtgtTCAATGAAAAGGTTTACTACACTGCAGGCTACAACAGCCCTTTCGAATTGCTTAATAGAAATAATGAAGTGTGGTTGATTCAGAAAAATGAACCCTCCAaagagaatgaatga